AGAAATTTGAAACACTAAGTGTAGTATGGAGTATGGACCCCTAGACAATTGAAGGGAATACAGAACTAATTAGCATGCCTCACGAGTCACGACtaacagaaaaagaaacatatatCATACCTTCAAAGTAATATTAGCCCCAAACCACACGTCGCCTCTCACAATCAAACTATCCAACCCCACGAtacttggaatggatttgaaccgACTTCGAAAGTCAGCAATCTGAGAATGgaacatatatataattcatttgAAAGGGAATAAAACAAGGCATGGATAAGAcaagaaataagaaaattttCACCTTTTCATATTTGGGTCCCAAGTCTATCACAGGATTTAAAGCGTTGGTTCTAGCTGGATTGCGAGCTAAAACACCTTCTCTAGAAGTGTATAGATCTGACTGCAAGGATACATAAGGTGAGAGGAAGTCAGTCATCTAAAGCAAAGTATGTTTTTCATTAGCAGAATGTACATATAGAATTGATCTGCTACCTGCAGAAGCAGTAAATCTGATGTTGCATCCAAGGGAACAAAACGAGATTTGGGTATGGAGACACCAATCACATTATCAAAGAactggaattaaaaaaaaaaaaaaagatacattaAAAACAGCAATTAGCATCTTCATATCTAATCGAAACAAGTTTCTGCAATATCAGTTAATACTTAATAGTATATTTCCTCTGCACTAGGTTATAAAGGCCATTGTGATTTGTGACATTACTACTACCTAACCGAAATAAGCTTCACCGTTTATAGCACCGGTGGTGATAAAAATTTACAGgttaaaaaaagatatattaacAAGAATtgaacttgcaccattgcagaTTAACTAGTCGTATATTTATTGCTGCAATTGCTAAAACTACAGCCTCAAATTCGAACGGTAATCCTGTTTtatgcaaaagaaaaacataaaaacagaaGAACAAACATGAAGATGTGACAGAGAAGCATAAACAATAATGAAAATACCTGTACTGCCGGTCCAGCATCTGTTCCTTGTAGAAGAGTTTGATCATAGTCATCCTCCTGGGAGCAGTATCcctttcaattcattttcaataagTGAGCAGTAGAATGCTGGACTAATAATAAGGAATTGTACCTTTGAGATTGGGGGCATCTGGAGCTTTAGTCTCTTAGTGTCAAAAAGCCTCTTAATGGTTCTTAAACTCACCCACCTATGCAGAGGACCAAACGAGAAAATTACtagatttaaaaaatttacgCAAGAAAATGAACGAAAACCAGCATTTCACTCACATGTTTGTTGTATCAATAAGTTTGCATTTGTCCTTCAACTAGAATATGTcaatcaggaaaaaaaaaaaaaaaaagatagaaaataaattgcATTAGTTATAATAAGCTCACAAGTCTT
Above is a genomic segment from Medicago truncatula cultivar Jemalong A17 chromosome 5, MtrunA17r5.0-ANR, whole genome shotgun sequence containing:
- the LOC112422206 gene encoding UTP--glucose-1-phosphate uridylyltransferase 2 isoform X2, which produces MNFKLMEIARNQDKDDKCKLIDTTNMWVSLRTIKRLFDTKRLKLQMPPISKEDDYDQTLLQGTDAGPAVQFFDNVIGVSIPKSRFVPLDATSDLLLLQSDLYTSREGVLARNPARTNALNPVIDLGPKYEKIADFRSRFKSIPSIVGLDSLIVRGDVWFGANITLKGHMTIVAKPGLKLEIPDGVVIENKEINDIADIQE
- the LOC112422206 gene encoding UTP--glucose-1-phosphate uridylyltransferase 2 isoform X1; the protein is MNFKLMEIARNQDKDLKDKCKLIDTTNMWVSLRTIKRLFDTKRLKLQMPPISKEDDYDQTLLQGTDAGPAVQFFDNVIGVSIPKSRFVPLDATSDLLLLQSDLYTSREGVLARNPARTNALNPVIDLGPKYEKIADFRSRFKSIPSIVGLDSLIVRGDVWFGANITLKGHMTIVAKPGLKLEIPDGVVIENKEINDIADIQE